The sequence aattagggatttccccacttgttaatgcaatcatatgaggatttgatcaagaaattctgtgtcaatacttataccggattagggttaattgccgtgaccatcgggttgatctaatttagaaaTCTCTAGGtaaaaaccttcaattgcatgacattcttagcatcctttgcactttagtagcccctaggaatccgcatccgtgaccatttctttccccgatttttatacccctaccttatcatagactccattttgaagttcttttatttcaagtaatagattagagaaacccttcgatcATTCGACTAGACAATACGCagagaggaagtaagagtagattcttgggcctgggaatacgatcctctcgtgctcgcatttgagggtattacttgacgactcctgcacttgcggatcgctcatcaagtttttggcgccattgcctgggacccacaaggaatactcggtaaacttagagtttattgatttagccattatttctttaattctgtacatttgtttcttttattttgcacttttgttcctttttattttattcaaaattattttctgcttttaaatagttctttttgtttaacatttttctaGTTATTCATTATCCACTACAATCATGTTTTTCACGCCAGTTGGGGTGATGCTTCCCGTCTCGCATATTCCATACTCGAATTCCTACTTGATTCTCTAGTGGCACTTGAACCGAGAAGGGATGATTAGTACGCACATTCTTGATAGTTGTAGATGGTCCGAGCATTACCGGGTGTGGCTAGAACTCGCACTTTGGAAGAACTTGATGTGCAGGACCTATTCGCGCATTAACTGAAGACCAACAATGTGTTGCCAATAGTTGAGCTTACTCCACTTGTCCTCCCCTCCAACCCCATCGGCGAGGAGGAAAGGAACAGGTCGATAACTCGGTGTACTAGTTCAATGagatgaagaggaaatagaTCTCATGGGGGAAGTGACTCGTAGGTCACTCGAGGGTGCGAGATTCACACTATAGAAGAGTGCATGGATAGTGGTAGCTCCACGGATGATGAGTATAGAGGATTCgaagattttgatttttgggaagtttggggattaaaatcatcaattgaggaaccccGGATCTAGAACTGAAGCTCGCTACCCGAGCACCGAGTACGCATTTCGGCGGAGGGATCAAAACTTCCAATCATCATTGCCTCGGACTTGACCCCTAAGCAAAAATCTGACCTTCTGAGTGTGttaaaaaagcacaaaatagcaattgcgtggaagatttcagatattaagGGGATTAGTCCTTCCTTTTGTACACACAAAATTCTCATGGAAGATAATCATGAGGCCAATGACTATACCCCGAGACGGctcaaccctaatatgaaagaagtagtaCGCAGCGaggtgatcaaacttcttgatgctggcatcatttaccctatctctgacagtgagtgggtgagcccgGTGCAGGTGGTGCCGAAAAAAGGGGGGATGACGgtggtcactaatgaaaaaaatgaattaatcccCACTAGAACGCTCACGAGGTTGGAGGGTGTGCATAGACTACGTAAAAACTCAACgatgctactagaaaagatcatttccctctGCCTTTCATTAACCAAATACTTGAACGACTAGCAGGGCACTCAtattactgtttcttggatggtctctccggatactttcaaatcccaatttccccagaagaccaggagaagacaactttcacatgcccctatggtacttttgcttaccttCGTATGCCTTTCGGTCTATGTAACGCGGCAGCTACCTTCCAGCGATGCATTATAGCCATatttgatgatcttgtggaagatattatggaggttttcatggatgatttctcagttTTTGGTGATTCTTTCGGCCTTTGCCTCAAAAATCTAGAACGGGTTTTAGCCAGATGTGaggaaaccaacttggttctcagctgggaaaagtgtcattttatggtcaaggaaggcattgtgCTTGGTCATAGGATATCACAACAAGGAATTGCGGTGGATAAGGCCAAGGTTTCCACCATCGAGCAGCTACCTCCCCCAACGTCAGTGAATGCCATTaggagttttttgggacatgcaggttttACAGAAGATTtgtcaaggatttttcattgattgcacGACCACTTACAAAACTTCTTCAGAAGGATGCGGCATTCGAGTTTGGTGATGAGTGCATGACTGCTTTTCTTACCCTTAAGAAAAAGCTTGTTGAAGGCCTGATTATTGTGTCCCCCGAttggaatttaccttttgaACTCATTTGTGATGCTAGCGACTTTGCGATGAAAGCGGGTTCTTGGGCAACGCTCGGAGAACATTTCCACCCTATttactatgcaagcaagacatTGAATGATGCTCATGAGAATTATACGACCCCCGAGAAAGAAATGCTTGctgtggtttttgcatttgacaagtttcattcatatttagtgttatcaAAGCTGATCGTGTTCACAGACCATTATGctctaaaatatcttttgagcAAACAGGATGCAAAACCTTGTTTGATCCGGTGGGTACTCTTGGTTCAGGAGTTTGACTTGGAGATTAAGGATAGGCGGGGGGCTGAAAATTTGGCCGCCGACCACCTATCGCACCTTGTGATCCCATTGGAGAGCACCAAGGATAGAAAgagataaatgatggttttcTGATGAGCAGTTGTTTAGCATTCAAataatgagagaagaagaaattccATGGTTCactgattttgcaaactatcttgCTGCAGGGACACATCCTGATCGGCTGACTTATCAACAACGGAAGAAGTTCTACtctgatataaaatattacttCCGGGGAAGATccctatttgtttagaacttCCGCCAACCAGGTGGTGAGGAGATGTGTATCTCATTCGGAAGGGTATTCTATCTTTGAGCATTGCCATACCGGTCCCGCTGGGGGGCATTACAGTGCCAACCGAACAACCAGGAAAATTCTAGAtacaggtttctattggccgtcCATCTTTCTGGATGCACAAAAGTTTGTTCAATGTTGCGATAGGTGTCAGCGGACTGGAAACATTTcaaggagagatgagatgccacaaacctggacccaagcttgtgaagtgttcgatgtgtgggggattgatttcatgggaccctTCCCTAGTTCCCGTGGTAATTAGTTTATTCTGGTAGCTGTAGATTATATTTCTAAATGGGTTGAAGCACAGGCATCCCCCACAAGTGATGCACgagtggtagtaaaatttttaaaaaaactattctcCAGATTTGGTGCACCGAGAACGATCATCAGCGATAGAGGAACCCACTTTTGTAAGTCTCAGTTTGCAAACACCCTGAAGCGATATGGAGTATTCCACAGGGTTGGAACTCCGTATCATcctcaaactagtgggcaagttgaAGTCTCTAACCGTGAATTGAAACGGATTTTGGAGAAGTCCGTAAGTCAGCATAGGAAGGATTGGGCAGATCATCTGGATGATGCCCTTTGGGCATATCGGACAGCGTGTAAGACACCTCTTGGAGCGACCCCTTATAGGCTAGTCTACaggaaagcttgccatttacccgtCGAATTGGAACATAAAACATACTGGGCTATTAAGCAACTGAATTTTGATCCTCAGCTAATCGGTCATAAGCGGAAGTTCCAACTaagtgagttggatgaatggcggACTATGGCATATGAAAACTCCTTGCTTTACAAGAAAAGGATCAAGGAGTATCATGACCGACACATTAAACATGGGAAACACTTCAAGGAAGGGGACCAggttcttctcttcaatttgAGGTTACGACTCTTCCCGAGGAAGTTAAAATCGAGATGGCATGGACCCTTCACAGTTTCAAAAGTCTTTCCCCATGGCGCCATCGAGATAACTCATCCggagaaaggtacatttaaggttAACAGTCACCGATTGAAGCCATacctatcttggagcacttctcttggtCTTGGAGGTAAttccccaccatttgatccaccttgaggtaagaaaaaggtatgtcgagctaatgacgttaaacaaggacatcttcggaggcaacccaagtttttaaattcgtcgtctttaaattttcgtatttcttttagttgcttagtttctatattgtggttgaatgcttatgtttgtgagtttttcgtatttttcttttgttgatgtttttttgtgctcaactcatgctttgTTTTTGCTCGCTTGTAtttggccttgaattagtattgtttagttgtgtttcattgtCATCCCGGGCGCTTAAATGGTtgtaattgtattttattgagtgtgcaagaggaaccatgccaatttttcaattttccgggtccatacgggctgtatacggcccgtatggacacttgtggcatgtTCCGTGGGCCTTGCGGGCATCATTGCGGCCGCAAGAGACCCCTTCGCAGGAGTATTTTTTTCATGGGTGCAggtctcacgggcgccatgcgcccgcgaGGCCGCCCGTGAGGCTCTCTGCCCCACTGGTCGCGCGTTGGTTGAGAGGCTCACGGACGCCATGCAcccgcatgggcgcccgtgagCCTTTCAGGCTGGTTTTTTCTAGCCCATGCGGGCACCATGCACCTCCATGGGACCCGCATGGGGTCGAGCTCCCATTAAAGGGGTTTTGTCCCCCTTTCTCTCCactctctcctccttcttcttctcttgtttttcctctcatctctctatcactctacctcatttcttcaccatagtttttttcttctctaatcacctctcctccatcttgcaaactcaCTCTTGGGTTTTTAATCGGAGTTTTATCAACTGCTTTGCCGGATCTCATCACCCCAAGCCTCCAAGCccctaattctaggtttttgctacaaacttggttttattgtgttctcactttatctttgaagcttgaatgacatatttggttgttgtgatgtggtgtatgcttgtttctttgagtttttttccttcattttgtaaatttttgggaagctagatgtctaggagaaactcttgcaaaaaaaaTTTCGCAGGGTTACTTTAGCAATGGCtgaaatttttcattcttcacatagaaattgttgtgcttttaaatttttttcattaattccaTGATGATATAGTTATCTCCTATGaatgtattcataaaaatattggtTTGATCACTTCTTTTTGTGGTATAGGTATGCCGATCAAGCGAGTTCTA is a genomic window of Dioscorea cayenensis subsp. rotundata cultivar TDr96_F1 unplaced genomic scaffold, TDr96_F1_v2_PseudoChromosome.rev07_lg8_w22 25.fasta BLBR01000536.1, whole genome shotgun sequence containing:
- the LOC120254620 gene encoding uncharacterized protein LOC120254620, whose amino-acid sequence is MVKEGIVLGHRISQQGIAVDKAKVSTIEQLPPPTRFVKDFSLIARPLTKLLQKDAAFEFGDECMTAFLTLKKKLVEGLIIVSPDWNLPFELICDASDFAMKAGSWATLGEHFHPIYYASKTLNDAHENYTTPEKEMLAVVFAFDKFHSYLVLSKLIVFTDHYALKYLLSKQDAKPCLIRWVLLVQEFDLEIKDRRGAENLAADHLSHLASPTSDARVVVKFLKKLFSRFGAPRTIISDRGTHFCKSQFANTLKRYGVFHRVGTPYHPQTSGQVEVSNRELKRILEKSVSQHRKDWADHLDDALWAYRTACKTPLGATPYRLVYRKACHLPVELEHKTYWAIKQLNFDPQLIGHKRKFQLSELDEWRTMAYENSLLYKKRIKEYHDRHIKHGKHFKEGDQVLLFNLRLRLFPRKLKSRWHGPFTVSKVFPHGAIEITHPEKGTFKVNSHRLKPYLSWSTSLGLGGMPIKRVLTKRPRHDAASSGVPSFALPQHRACYNLLQSKPFGIIRTIDRNDLEVLGLAETVAELINHDGWDRIFSISDPAYGELTLEVLSMIELARPSRITFQAFGIMHAITDEQLGCFLGLYDEGFPEHTKMSTSSD